In the Silene latifolia isolate original U9 population chromosome 1, ASM4854445v1, whole genome shotgun sequence genome, actactattattatcagTAGCAGAAGACACAGCAGCAAACTAACACTAAGAGAAtgaatttaaaaataaataaaaattaatagaGCCAGGAAGAGATGATCCCCTCTTTGAATCtagcaaacaataataaaaggaaTCACCTGCCATCGCGAAATAGGCAGCTTCATGCTTAAATAAGATAAGCCTGCATTAGCCTTTCCGAGATTGCCTTCACTGTTTTCAAAATCAATAGGGTTGACCTTGTGAGGCATTGTAGAGGATCCAATTTCTCCAGCCTTGGTtatctacggattacaaaatcaTGAAATGTTTAATACAAGGGTGAAATGAAATTGTTAGAAGTTATAACCAATTATCTGAACAAACTTCTAGAACGCTATTTATGACTGGTGGAACAATGTACCTGCTTGAAGTAACCCAGAGAGATATAACCCCATatgtccctatcaaaatccgTCAAAATATTGTTGAATTGGATAACTGAATGGAACAGACTAGCCATGTAGTCATGAGGTTCAATCTGCAAAAGAGTTCCACAAATAAACCAGatggataaaaaaaaaaaaaaaacttgaagaGAGGAACATACAAAAGAAAACTTCCAAAAAATTTACTCCGACAGGGCAGCAACTAAATAACAAACAGAAGCTAGCCCAGCCTAAGGATAAGAAACCAAAAACTCACCGGCATCACAGTTCATGCATAAAGGCTAATACAGTTCACTGCGGAAAATCATCTCTCCCCTCCCCAACCTATGTTACTCCAACACTTCACTTTGGTCACGTCATGTGCCGCGTGTCCGACACGACACGACACTTTGTTTTAGACTAAAAAATTAAAAAGCACGGAAAATAACTGTATACAACACTCCGATATGTGTCGGACAAGCCACTTCTTAGACGTGACAGAGTAACATAGCCCCCATCTCACTCTCACACTCCGTAATCTCTTTAATGGAGGAATGGTGGATTTGGTTATCCGTTATCGTCTCCTCGTTAAAGCCATAATAACAGGACATTCAAATTATGGCCATGCAACCAACAATGACAACTAAAAGCCAAACAGACACAATGAGAGGCTAAATTTCCAATAagcaaatactccctccgtcccggtcaattgttgtcctttggttttggcacaaagaccaaggaaagaggagggggccaattataagatgacaagtggaccaaattgcgTGTGAAAGattaaattgctcatcaaatgcaatcctaaaatagaaaggacaacaattgactcaGACACCCCAAAAGAATAGGGcaacaaatgactgggacggagggagtaatattgtAAAGAAGAGTGACAATAAAGACTAAAGAGAAAAGTGTGACATACCTGAGTCACATACGGATTGAAAGTTAATCCCAATGATTGCACGAAATCTTCTGCAATCTTAGGCCAATTGATCTCGGGATATGCAACTAGATGAGCATTATAGTTTCCCACTGCACCACCAAACTTTCCCAACAACTCGATCCGAGAAACTTTCTGCCTTTCTCTACTTAGCCTGGCTGCAAATATGGCCATCTCCTTCCCCAAGGTGGTTGGCGAAGCTGGCTAATCCCAGATAGCAAAAGAAAATTTTGAGTAATTGACTGAGACATCACCTTTTTCCTCATATTATCAACTTCCCCAGTCCCAGAACACAAAACCCCGAAAAGATTTAATTATAAATGGCCATCTAGGGCAAAATTATTATGTACGACCTTATCTATGGTTCAACTGCTGAAGGTATTCAAGCAAAAAAATGCCAGAGATCCAATAACATTAAATAAAATAGTCCTTGataaaaaagttgaaaagtttACTGTGCCTAGTACCTGACCGTGAGTGCGGGAAAGCATCGGAATATGTGCATAATCCTTGGCCATAGTGCACATTGCTCCAATAACCTCATCCATGACAGGAAATAGAACTTTGTTCAATGCTTCTTTGAGCATCAGTGCATGAGCAAGATTATTGATATCCTCAGATGTGCAAGCAAAATGGAAAAACTCCAACACCTGCCATGATGAGGAAGTAAGAGGGCAGTAATGAAATATTCCAGGATTATCTAATAAAGCTTGATAAGAAACTATCAAAGGGGATATTATCGAAGTATAAACCTTTGAGATCTCTGGATGAGAGAGGCACTTCTCCTTTAGAAAGTACTCCACTGCTTTAACATCGTGGTTAGTCACTTTTTCAATTTTCTTCACTTCTAAAGCATCAGCAACATCGAATTGATCaattaagccttgcataaattgATGTGTTTCGTCACTAAAGCTTGGCACTTCGGTTATTTCTGGTATGCGTGATAGCATCAGCAACCATTGTATCTGAAGACAAATTGCTAACATGAAGGGATCACAAGGTTTCAGACATACAAACTCATGGTACCCGCAAATCGGAATTGGTTAATTTTGCTTTCTTGACATCAGGTTCTCTAATTTTTGAACAAGAACACACACGGGTTTCGAAATTTCAAAACTCTGCTTCAGTTACGGTTACTTGTTTGTTAGGATAGACAGAAATATATGGCCAATTTCGGTGTGGATGGATTTCCTACCCAGGTTATGAGTATCATCGCTAAATGACTTTTACTATTACACGTGAATAGCAATGAAATTCTGTTTCTATGGTGATATTCTGCTTTCCAGTTACAATAATAAACAAACAGCATAAATTCATCTCTAATTCATACAAGTACAAAGAAGATATGGGAAAGCTAACCTCAACAAGAACTCGGTATCGAATTAGGCCATATTCACTCATAAAAGGAGCCAAGTCCTTAACTTTATTCCAATACCGGCCATCCAAGGGTGACAAAGCTGTCAAACTTGAAAGCTCAAACACCCGAACATCTTCATCACCTAATCCCTTCACCTGCAAATCAAATAAATTCATTTCAACTCCTAGACCCCTCtacaaataaaatacaactccGGCATCATTAAGAACTCAAATACTTAAACGTACTGCAAATAATTTATTCCATTGAACTATAATCACAAATTACACAGTAAAACAGCCCTTGATACACATTAGCTACACAATtaacaaataaattaaaataattaaaccaTAATTCTCAAAGAAAATATTGGGCATTCCTGACCCGACTCTTTCAAGGTGGTTCCAAAGCAACTAGCTTTCTAGCTTTCACCCCCATTATCCGCTATGGCGTTACTGGTTGGTCCTACTTCAGGAGATCGTCCTAGTTTCCTTTCCTTATAAACACATATAACTGCAAACTTTATATGGCCTTTTAGTCAAAAACAAACTCCTAAATGGCACAGCGTCACACCGTACATTTCCAGCACCATTCAAAACCCAACTAACTCCCTAGGGTAGTGTTTGGATACCCggaattgatttcattttcatgatttcaattgtagaaatcaaaatgtttgaattaaattccaaatccaattccaAAAATTCGTTTGGAGATCACATGGAATTCGATTCCGGATTTCAATCTCCCATTGGCGTTTGGGAACtcatggaattggaattggaattgggtGGGTCACGTATGGGTCGAAgtcaccaaatttttttttttgagttttttattAGGAAAAAATAAATCTTGTGACGGAAAATATTTGCGAttaaaaaaatcataaataaaaaaatttgcgatgaaacttgcaTCACAAAAAACCCCATCATTTCGGAGAGTTGTGGTAGGAAAAGCCGGAACCTCGAGAGGGTCGCCGGATGGAATTGAAATGACTACTATATGGTAGGAATTTGAGAGTGCCAAATTTTAACTAAGATGGAATTGATAGGGAATTgagtccaattccaattccaaattcTAGGGGCTCCCAAACGCTTGAATTGTCTCCATTCCGGAATTCAAATCCAATTCTAGGTTCCCAAACACACCATAGAATTACATTTCATCCCACTACAAGAAGTAACAGAAAATTCCAGCAGGGGCGAACTATACTAGTAATGTAACAAGGTAAATTAGGAAAATATTCCGAAATTTTACCAACACAACTTTCAAATATTTCATCATTTACCGGGGCAAGCACCCCTGCTAGCCTCCCTTAGTTACGCCACTGATATCTACATGAATAACCCGTAAACAAGGCACAAACATGAAAAACTACCATTTCAAACCATACATGCCTTAAACTATAACAACAACAGCAA is a window encoding:
- the LOC141607258 gene encoding uncharacterized protein LOC141607258, encoding MEVASFSSSTTRVLPNTQLNFTPSTPSKINIYNCSKGNLFPSLQSFPATFTVSKSFSCKAVHSTNKDTIFTPKVKGLGDEDVRVFELSSLTALSPLDGRYWNKVKDLAPFMSEYGLIRYRVLVEIQWLLMLSRIPEITEVPSFSDETHQFMQGLIDQFDVADALEVKKIEKVTNHDVKAVEYFLKEKCLSHPEISKVLEFFHFACTSEDINNLAHALMLKEALNKVLFPVMDEVIGAMCTMAKDYAHIPMLSRTHGQPASPTTLGKEMAIFAARLSRERQKVSRIELLGKFGGAVGNYNAHLVAYPEINWPKIAEDFVQSLGLTFNPYVTQIEPHDYMASLFHSVIQFNNILTDFDRDIWGYISLGYFKQITKAGEIGSSTMPHKVNPIDFENSEGNLGKANAGLSYLSMKLPISRWQRDLTDSTVLRTMGEGLGHSLLAYRSTLQGIGKLQVNQTRLDEDLNQSWEVLAEPIQTVMRRYGVPEPYEKLKELTRGRAVTEESMRVFIQGLDLPQEAKANLLKLTPHTYIGAASELARTIDTTLNLVNGFRGV